From a single Pempheris klunzingeri isolate RE-2024b chromosome 2, fPemKlu1.hap1, whole genome shotgun sequence genomic region:
- the LOC139210480 gene encoding E3 ubiquitin-protein ligase DTX3L-like isoform X1, with translation MAGCEPEEPMDCTENGAVQPSTSHNKLTENKDEIHLTLSFEWSVETPPQKCKVELEKVLQTWANKSKVHTDCMVLKVLKDGRALIRIEPTPAVNELQKLSGETLKGKDGRKLKIKSVTLTQQELEAETPEDLSMILLPSTAPEPRDEQAQLVKQSSFSSSAAVSSAEEETCTLAVGHFWYVNHIYREEIQRIEKEHGVKIMGNVKVTFEASQKQSSSPEKALSDFTHLVQRCLGDSEGSVIPLKHIDPENLNDTLKILQRKENKILLNLSPEEITVCGPRQVQNAIKKSLNITNTTFVGESSWAPQETSLTIGLSINDPLVNAGLTMEESQWVLMNTSYDEQVARIKAKFGVDFTASAISQDKVKVKACYKKTAGKASMESHAVRALLHLYQKVATTPVRLTQHRDATAFSVSQSEGAFGGPVLTGQSGYSTRNTEAPTGKGATAGDSKDEMCPICMDTFTNKKQLKCKHEFCEECLAQSKKSMGPICPVCKDVFGTVEGDQPDGSMSWSSYSSSLPGFPDCKTISISYNIPSGIQTKKHPNPGKYFTGISRSAYLPDNTEGREVLRLLKKAFDQKLIFTVGTSRTTGMENQVTWNDIHHKTSMTGGPQCFGYPDAYYLSRVKEELKDKGIK, from the exons ATGGCAGGCTGTGAACCAGAGGAGCCCATGGAC TGCACTGAGAATGGAGCTGTGCAGCCTTCAACTTCTCACAATAAACTTACTGAG AACAAAGATGAAATTCATCTCACTCTCTCATTCGAGTGGTCAGTGGAAACTCCACCACAGAAATGTAAAGTAGAACTGGAGAAGGTTCTTCAGACTTGGGCCAACAAAAGCAAAGTTCATACAGACTGCATGGTTTTGAAAGTCCTAAAAGATGGGAGAGCTTTGATAAGGATTGAACCCACTCCAG CCGTGAATGAACTTCAGAAACTGAGTGGAGAAACACTGAAGGGGAAAGATGGGAGAAAACTCAAAATCAAGTCCGTTACTCTGACACAGCAAGAGCTGGAAGCAGAGACGCCAGAAGATCTGTCAATGATCCTTCTGCCTTCAACTGCGCCAGAGCCGCGAGAT GAGCAAGCGCAACTGGTGAAACAAAGTAGTTTCAGCAGTTCAGCTGCAGTTTcttcagcagaggaggagacttGTACTCTCGCCGTTGGCCATTTCTGGTATGTGAACCACATCTACAGGGAGGAAATTCAACGTATAGAGAAAGAACATGGAGTTAAAATCATGGGTAATGTAAAGGTGACGTTTGAAGCAAGCCAGAAACAGTCAAGCTCTCCAGAAAAAGCTCTCTCTGACTTCACACACCTTGTCCAGAGGTGCTTGGGTGACTCCGAAGGTTCAGTTATTCCTCTGAAGCACATAGATCCAGAAAACTTGAATGACACACTAAAAATCCTCCAAAGAAAGGAGAACAAGATTTTGCTTAATCTATCCCCCGAAGAAATTACCGTATGTGGGCCAAGACAGGTTCAAAATGCTATCAAGAAGTCCTTAAATATAACAAACACCACTTTTGTTGGAGAGTCTAGCTGGGCGCCTCAAGAAACATCACTGACCATTGGTCTGAGCATTAATGACCCTCTTGTCAATGCTGGACTGACCATGGAGGAGAGCCAGTGGGTATTGATGAATACTTCCTACGATGAGCAAGTAGCTAGGATCAAAGCTAAGTTTGGTGTGGACTTTACAGCATCAGCCATCAGTCAagacaaagtcaaagtcaaagcttgctacaaaaaaacagcaggaaaagcatcAATGGAGAGCCACGCTGTCAGAGCTCTTCTTCATCTGTACCAGAAAGTTGCAACAACACCAGTGAGGCTCACTCAACACCGCGATGCCACTGCGTTCAGTGTGAGCCAGTCAGAAGGGGCCTTCGGTGGACCTGTGCTGACTGGACAGTCGGGATACAGCACGCGCAACACTGAAGCGCCCACAGGAAAGGGAGCAACAGCAGGAGACAGTAAAGACGAAATGTGCCCTATATGCATGGACACTTTCACAAATAAGAAACAGCTCAAGTGTAAACATGAATTTTGTGAGGAATGCCTGGCACAGTCAAAGAAAAGCATGGGACCCATTTGTCCTGTATGCAAAGATGTCTTTGGTACGGTAGAGGGAGACCAGCCAGATGGAAGTATGTCATGGAGTTCATATTCCTCATCCCTCCCTGGATTCCCCGACTGCAAGACTATATCCATCTCCTATAATATTCCAAGTGGAATTCAGACG AAAAAGCATCCAAATCCTGGAAAATACTTTACCGGTATAAGCAGATCAGCATATCTGCCAGACAACACAGAGGGCAGAGAAGTGCTGCGTCTGTTGAAGAAAGCGTTTGATCAGAAACTCATTTTCACCGTTGGCACTTCCAGAACAACTGGGATGGAGAACCAGGTGACCTGGAACGACATTCACCACAAGACCTCCATGACAGGAGGACCACAGTG TTTTGGGTATCCTGACGCATATTACCTGAGCAGAGtcaaggaggagctgaaggataAAGGCATCAAGTGA
- the LOC139210480 gene encoding E3 ubiquitin-protein ligase DTX3L-like isoform X2 encodes MAGCEPEEPMDNKDEIHLTLSFEWSVETPPQKCKVELEKVLQTWANKSKVHTDCMVLKVLKDGRALIRIEPTPAVNELQKLSGETLKGKDGRKLKIKSVTLTQQELEAETPEDLSMILLPSTAPEPRDEQAQLVKQSSFSSSAAVSSAEEETCTLAVGHFWYVNHIYREEIQRIEKEHGVKIMGNVKVTFEASQKQSSSPEKALSDFTHLVQRCLGDSEGSVIPLKHIDPENLNDTLKILQRKENKILLNLSPEEITVCGPRQVQNAIKKSLNITNTTFVGESSWAPQETSLTIGLSINDPLVNAGLTMEESQWVLMNTSYDEQVARIKAKFGVDFTASAISQDKVKVKACYKKTAGKASMESHAVRALLHLYQKVATTPVRLTQHRDATAFSVSQSEGAFGGPVLTGQSGYSTRNTEAPTGKGATAGDSKDEMCPICMDTFTNKKQLKCKHEFCEECLAQSKKSMGPICPVCKDVFGTVEGDQPDGSMSWSSYSSSLPGFPDCKTISISYNIPSGIQTKKHPNPGKYFTGISRSAYLPDNTEGREVLRLLKKAFDQKLIFTVGTSRTTGMENQVTWNDIHHKTSMTGGPQCFGYPDAYYLSRVKEELKDKGIK; translated from the exons ATGGCAGGCTGTGAACCAGAGGAGCCCATGGAC AACAAAGATGAAATTCATCTCACTCTCTCATTCGAGTGGTCAGTGGAAACTCCACCACAGAAATGTAAAGTAGAACTGGAGAAGGTTCTTCAGACTTGGGCCAACAAAAGCAAAGTTCATACAGACTGCATGGTTTTGAAAGTCCTAAAAGATGGGAGAGCTTTGATAAGGATTGAACCCACTCCAG CCGTGAATGAACTTCAGAAACTGAGTGGAGAAACACTGAAGGGGAAAGATGGGAGAAAACTCAAAATCAAGTCCGTTACTCTGACACAGCAAGAGCTGGAAGCAGAGACGCCAGAAGATCTGTCAATGATCCTTCTGCCTTCAACTGCGCCAGAGCCGCGAGAT GAGCAAGCGCAACTGGTGAAACAAAGTAGTTTCAGCAGTTCAGCTGCAGTTTcttcagcagaggaggagacttGTACTCTCGCCGTTGGCCATTTCTGGTATGTGAACCACATCTACAGGGAGGAAATTCAACGTATAGAGAAAGAACATGGAGTTAAAATCATGGGTAATGTAAAGGTGACGTTTGAAGCAAGCCAGAAACAGTCAAGCTCTCCAGAAAAAGCTCTCTCTGACTTCACACACCTTGTCCAGAGGTGCTTGGGTGACTCCGAAGGTTCAGTTATTCCTCTGAAGCACATAGATCCAGAAAACTTGAATGACACACTAAAAATCCTCCAAAGAAAGGAGAACAAGATTTTGCTTAATCTATCCCCCGAAGAAATTACCGTATGTGGGCCAAGACAGGTTCAAAATGCTATCAAGAAGTCCTTAAATATAACAAACACCACTTTTGTTGGAGAGTCTAGCTGGGCGCCTCAAGAAACATCACTGACCATTGGTCTGAGCATTAATGACCCTCTTGTCAATGCTGGACTGACCATGGAGGAGAGCCAGTGGGTATTGATGAATACTTCCTACGATGAGCAAGTAGCTAGGATCAAAGCTAAGTTTGGTGTGGACTTTACAGCATCAGCCATCAGTCAagacaaagtcaaagtcaaagcttgctacaaaaaaacagcaggaaaagcatcAATGGAGAGCCACGCTGTCAGAGCTCTTCTTCATCTGTACCAGAAAGTTGCAACAACACCAGTGAGGCTCACTCAACACCGCGATGCCACTGCGTTCAGTGTGAGCCAGTCAGAAGGGGCCTTCGGTGGACCTGTGCTGACTGGACAGTCGGGATACAGCACGCGCAACACTGAAGCGCCCACAGGAAAGGGAGCAACAGCAGGAGACAGTAAAGACGAAATGTGCCCTATATGCATGGACACTTTCACAAATAAGAAACAGCTCAAGTGTAAACATGAATTTTGTGAGGAATGCCTGGCACAGTCAAAGAAAAGCATGGGACCCATTTGTCCTGTATGCAAAGATGTCTTTGGTACGGTAGAGGGAGACCAGCCAGATGGAAGTATGTCATGGAGTTCATATTCCTCATCCCTCCCTGGATTCCCCGACTGCAAGACTATATCCATCTCCTATAATATTCCAAGTGGAATTCAGACG AAAAAGCATCCAAATCCTGGAAAATACTTTACCGGTATAAGCAGATCAGCATATCTGCCAGACAACACAGAGGGCAGAGAAGTGCTGCGTCTGTTGAAGAAAGCGTTTGATCAGAAACTCATTTTCACCGTTGGCACTTCCAGAACAACTGGGATGGAGAACCAGGTGACCTGGAACGACATTCACCACAAGACCTCCATGACAGGAGGACCACAGTG TTTTGGGTATCCTGACGCATATTACCTGAGCAGAGtcaaggaggagctgaaggataAAGGCATCAAGTGA